From a single Phragmites australis chromosome 7, lpPhrAust1.1, whole genome shotgun sequence genomic region:
- the LOC133923875 gene encoding sterol 3-beta-glucosyltransferase UGT80A2-like isoform X2, translating to MAAEESGSGVAGVGGGEAAAAANGDRSGNSPSAAAAVASSSADDRSLPRSSTMPGVINNDEITNEPAGPSNLERSRTERRRQNHPADDPTKQLFDERIPIKKKLKMLNRLATVKCDGTVVVDVPSGLESAPVGVGTEDDYGEVAVEDSLDGADIPYRPPMQIVILIVGTRGDVQPFVAIGKRLQDYGHRVRLATHANFKEFVLTAGLEFYPLGGDPKILAEYMVKNKGFLPSGPSEIPIQRKQIKEIIFSLSSACKDPDPDTGIPFNVDAIIANPPAYGHTHVAEALKVPIHIFFTMPWTPTSEFPHPLSRVKQSAGYRLSYQIVDSMIWLGIRDMINEFRKKKLKLRPVTYLSGAQGSGNDVPHGYIWSPNLVPKPKDWGPKIDVVGFCFLDLASNYVPPESLVKWLEAGDKPIYVGFGSLPVQEPQKMTEIIVKALETTGQRGIINKGWGGLGTLAEPKDFVYLLDNCPHDWLFLQCKAVVHHGGAGTTAAGLKAACPTTIVPFFGDQPFWGDQVHARGLGPAPIPVDQFVLQKLVDAIKFMMEPEVKEKAVELSKAMKSEDGVTGAVRAFLRHLPSKTEDEIPPPSSSFLEFLGPVSKCLGCS from the exons ATGGCGGCCGAGGAGAGCGGCAGCGGCGTTGCGGGAGTGGGAGGAGGGGAAGCGGCGGCCGCTGCCAACGGAGATCGCTCCGGGAAcagcccctccgccgccgccgcggttgCGTCGTCCTCCGCAG ATGACAGAAGCCTCCCTAGATCAAGCACCATGCCAGGGGTGATTAACAATGATGAAATAACCAATGAACCTGCTGGCCCGTCGAATTTGGAAAGGTCAAGAACTGAGCGCCGTCGACAAAATCATCCAGCTGATGATCCCACTAAACAGTTATTTGATGAAAGGATTCCCATAAAAAAGAAG CTCAAGATGTTAAATCGGCTTGCTACAGTGAAATGTGATGGAACTGTGGTTGTTGATGTGCCAAGTGGTCTGGAATCAGCTCCAGTTGGTGTTGGAACAGAGGATGACTATGGCGAAGTCGCCGTTGAGGACTCATTGGATGGAGCAGACATACCGTACAGGCCACCTATGCAAATAGTTATCCTTATCGTTGGTACACGAGGAGATGTGCAGCCATTTGTTGCTATAGGAAAACGCTTACAG GATTATGGACACCGTGTGAGATTAGCAACTCATGCCAACTTTAAGGAGTTTGTACTAACAGCTGGCTTGGAGTTTTACCCGCTTGGTGGAGATCCCAAGATACTCGCGGAAT ACATGGTGAAGAATAAAGGATTCCTACCTTCAGGGCCATCAGAAATTCCTATTCAAAGAAAACAGATTAAAGaaattatattttctttgtcGTCTGCATGCAAAGATCCTGATCCTGACACTGGCATTCCTTTCAATGTGGATGCAATTATTGCGAACCCACCTGCGTATG GACATACGCATGTGGCTGAAGCACTAAAAGTACCCATTCATATATTCTTTACCATGCCATGGAC GCCAACTAGTGAATTTCCTCATCCTCTTTCTCGTGTGAAGCAATCTGCTGGATATCGA CTTTCATACCAAATTGTGGACTCTATGATTTGGCTTGGAATACGGGATATGATCaatgaatttagaaagaaaaagttgaagctGCGTCCCGTAACATACCTAAGTGGCGCACAGGGTTCTGGCAATGACGTTCCTCATGGATACATTTGGAGTCCTAACCTTGTCCCGAAACCAAAAG ATTGGGGCCCCAAGATTGATGTTGTTGGATTTTGCTTCCTTGATCTTGCTTCCAACTACGTACCTCCAGAATCACTTGTGAAATGGCTTGAAGCTGGTGACAAGCCCATATATGTTGGCTTTGGTAGCCTT CCAGTTCAAGAGCCACAAAAGATGACTGAAATCATTGTCAAAGCACTTGAAACTACTGGACAGAGAGGTATCATTAACAAAGGCTGGGGTGGCCTTGGAACCT TGGCAGAACCAAAAGATTTTGTATATCTACTGGACAACTGCCCTCATGACTGGCTTTTTCTGCAGTGCAAGGCAGTG GTGCATCATGGTGGTGCTGGAACGACAGCTGCTGGCCTCAAGGCAGCA TGTCCTACAACTATTGTACCGTTCTTTGGTGACCAACCATTCTGGGGCGACCAGGTGCATGCTAGAGGGCTAGGACCTGCACCTATTCCAGTTGATCAGTTTGTTTTGCAGAAGTTGGTCGATGCTATAAAGTTCATGATGGAACCAGAG GTGAAAGAAAAGGCTGTGGAGCTGTCCAAAGCCATGAAATCTGAAGACGGTGTGACGGGTGCTGTTAGGGCATTCCTCAGACATCTGCCTTCAAAAACAGAGGACGAGATTCCACCGCCATCGTCGAGCTTCCTGGAGTTCCTAGGCCCAGTAAGTAAATGTTTAGGCTGCTCTTAG
- the LOC133923875 gene encoding sterol 3-beta-glucosyltransferase UGT80A2-like isoform X1, with translation MAAEESGSGVAGVGGGEAAAAANGDRSGNSPSAAAAVASSSAVDDRSLPRSSTMPGVINNDEITNEPAGPSNLERSRTERRRQNHPADDPTKQLFDERIPIKKKLKMLNRLATVKCDGTVVVDVPSGLESAPVGVGTEDDYGEVAVEDSLDGADIPYRPPMQIVILIVGTRGDVQPFVAIGKRLQDYGHRVRLATHANFKEFVLTAGLEFYPLGGDPKILAEYMVKNKGFLPSGPSEIPIQRKQIKEIIFSLSSACKDPDPDTGIPFNVDAIIANPPAYGHTHVAEALKVPIHIFFTMPWTPTSEFPHPLSRVKQSAGYRLSYQIVDSMIWLGIRDMINEFRKKKLKLRPVTYLSGAQGSGNDVPHGYIWSPNLVPKPKDWGPKIDVVGFCFLDLASNYVPPESLVKWLEAGDKPIYVGFGSLPVQEPQKMTEIIVKALETTGQRGIINKGWGGLGTLAEPKDFVYLLDNCPHDWLFLQCKAVVHHGGAGTTAAGLKAACPTTIVPFFGDQPFWGDQVHARGLGPAPIPVDQFVLQKLVDAIKFMMEPEVKEKAVELSKAMKSEDGVTGAVRAFLRHLPSKTEDEIPPPSSSFLEFLGPVSKCLGCS, from the exons ATGGCGGCCGAGGAGAGCGGCAGCGGCGTTGCGGGAGTGGGAGGAGGGGAAGCGGCGGCCGCTGCCAACGGAGATCGCTCCGGGAAcagcccctccgccgccgccgcggttgCGTCGTCCTCCGCAG tagATGACAGAAGCCTCCCTAGATCAAGCACCATGCCAGGGGTGATTAACAATGATGAAATAACCAATGAACCTGCTGGCCCGTCGAATTTGGAAAGGTCAAGAACTGAGCGCCGTCGACAAAATCATCCAGCTGATGATCCCACTAAACAGTTATTTGATGAAAGGATTCCCATAAAAAAGAAG CTCAAGATGTTAAATCGGCTTGCTACAGTGAAATGTGATGGAACTGTGGTTGTTGATGTGCCAAGTGGTCTGGAATCAGCTCCAGTTGGTGTTGGAACAGAGGATGACTATGGCGAAGTCGCCGTTGAGGACTCATTGGATGGAGCAGACATACCGTACAGGCCACCTATGCAAATAGTTATCCTTATCGTTGGTACACGAGGAGATGTGCAGCCATTTGTTGCTATAGGAAAACGCTTACAG GATTATGGACACCGTGTGAGATTAGCAACTCATGCCAACTTTAAGGAGTTTGTACTAACAGCTGGCTTGGAGTTTTACCCGCTTGGTGGAGATCCCAAGATACTCGCGGAAT ACATGGTGAAGAATAAAGGATTCCTACCTTCAGGGCCATCAGAAATTCCTATTCAAAGAAAACAGATTAAAGaaattatattttctttgtcGTCTGCATGCAAAGATCCTGATCCTGACACTGGCATTCCTTTCAATGTGGATGCAATTATTGCGAACCCACCTGCGTATG GACATACGCATGTGGCTGAAGCACTAAAAGTACCCATTCATATATTCTTTACCATGCCATGGAC GCCAACTAGTGAATTTCCTCATCCTCTTTCTCGTGTGAAGCAATCTGCTGGATATCGA CTTTCATACCAAATTGTGGACTCTATGATTTGGCTTGGAATACGGGATATGATCaatgaatttagaaagaaaaagttgaagctGCGTCCCGTAACATACCTAAGTGGCGCACAGGGTTCTGGCAATGACGTTCCTCATGGATACATTTGGAGTCCTAACCTTGTCCCGAAACCAAAAG ATTGGGGCCCCAAGATTGATGTTGTTGGATTTTGCTTCCTTGATCTTGCTTCCAACTACGTACCTCCAGAATCACTTGTGAAATGGCTTGAAGCTGGTGACAAGCCCATATATGTTGGCTTTGGTAGCCTT CCAGTTCAAGAGCCACAAAAGATGACTGAAATCATTGTCAAAGCACTTGAAACTACTGGACAGAGAGGTATCATTAACAAAGGCTGGGGTGGCCTTGGAACCT TGGCAGAACCAAAAGATTTTGTATATCTACTGGACAACTGCCCTCATGACTGGCTTTTTCTGCAGTGCAAGGCAGTG GTGCATCATGGTGGTGCTGGAACGACAGCTGCTGGCCTCAAGGCAGCA TGTCCTACAACTATTGTACCGTTCTTTGGTGACCAACCATTCTGGGGCGACCAGGTGCATGCTAGAGGGCTAGGACCTGCACCTATTCCAGTTGATCAGTTTGTTTTGCAGAAGTTGGTCGATGCTATAAAGTTCATGATGGAACCAGAG GTGAAAGAAAAGGCTGTGGAGCTGTCCAAAGCCATGAAATCTGAAGACGGTGTGACGGGTGCTGTTAGGGCATTCCTCAGACATCTGCCTTCAAAAACAGAGGACGAGATTCCACCGCCATCGTCGAGCTTCCTGGAGTTCCTAGGCCCAGTAAGTAAATGTTTAGGCTGCTCTTAG